TATAAGATAAGTAATAAATGTGTCAAGTCTTAAATAAAAAATGCCAGTAAATAGAGGTCAAAAGTAAGGTCTTTTTATCAACTGATTTTTATTCTTTGGTTACTATCTCTTTTTCAAAGAGTTACATCTATCTAAATCACACCCCTGGCAATGTCCTTTCTTTTTCAATAGGGAGCGATATAAGAGATATACCGCTCCGGCAATAATTACAGCCATTAAAAGAATATCTGTAAAATTCATTTGACCTCCGTTCTTTCATCTGTCATTGTGAGGCGAATCCGAAGCAATCTCAAAACAGGATTCCTCGATTCGCTCGGGATGACAATCCTTAGCTTAATCCCAGCAACCTTCCACCCTGATAAATTACAAATGCCGTAATCCATGCAAGTGCTGTATGCATTAAGACCGCCTGCCCATAAATTCTCCATGTGCCAAATTCCTGTTTTGTGGCAATGGCAACTACAACACAGGGCCAGTAAAGGAGGACAAAGGCAATAAAGGCATAGGCGCTCAAAGGAGTAAAGACCCCTTGAAGTGCCTGTCTTAAAGGCGACCTCTCTTCTTTTTCTTCCTCTGTCTCTTCAGAACTTAGACTCTTAATGCCTAATCCAGCAAAGACATTTAAAGCTGCATCCTTTGAGGCATTTATGAATGATAACCCTGCTTCTTTTAGGTCATCTGTAAAAGAGGGCTTCTGCTCTTCTGCCTCGTCGCTCCTCTTCTCTACATATATCTCTGACATTGTGCTAACAACAATCTCCTTTGCAATAAGTCCAGATATTAAAGATGAAGCTGCCTCCCAACTGCCAAAACCAAGAGGCTCAAATACAGGTGCTATTGCCTGACCAATCATACCAAGCACAGAATCTTTTTTATTTTCAACCCCCCATGGGATATTGAGCATGAACCATACTAGTATTGAAACTGCAAGGATATAGGTCCCTGCCTTCACAACAAAGTGCCTTAATTTCTGCCATGTATGGATCATTAGGTCTCTGAATGTTGGGATTCTATAAGGAGGAAGCTCCATTATAAACATAGGTGCTTCACCTTTAAACATGGTCTTTTTAAGGACAATACCAAGAAGTATTGCCATAGCTATACCAAGTACATAGATTGACCATAAGATTGTTCCAGCATTTTGAGCAAAAAATGCACCAATAAACACTACATAAACTGGTAGTCTTGCACCGCATGACATAAGTGGCACGAGCATCTCTGTTAGCCTTTTGTCCCTTTCGCTTTCCCGTCTCCTCTATGCATAAATAGCAGTGACATTGCATCCAAATCCTAAAAGCATAGGTATAAAGGACTTTCCATGAAGGCCGAGTGTATGCATAAGTCTGTCTATGACAAATGCTGCCCTAGCCATATAACCACTTCCTTCAAGGAATGTTATAAGGAGCATCATCATTCCAATGACAGGGACAAAGACAAGGACAAACCCTGCTCCTGCAATTATTCCATCTGTTGCGAGGGATACTATCCACTCTGGTGCATTAATAAATCCGAGCAGTGCCTCTGTCCATCTCTTAAAGGGACCAGAGATCATCACGTCTATCCAGTCAACAAATGGTGTAGATATATCAAAGGCTAACTTAAAGACAAACCACATGGCAAAAAGGAATACCGGGATTCCTAAAAACCTGTTCAGGACAATGCGGTCAATCCTTTCTGTAAGGTCAATCTTTCTTATAGAAGGTTTCTTTAAGACCTCCCTGGTAAGGCCTGCAGCAAGGGCATACCTTTGATCAGCAAGTATTGATTCAATATCTTCATCATGGAAATTTTTAAGGTGAGATAGGGCCTCCTTTATAAAGGCTGTGTTCTTAGGGATATCTAATTTTCTAAAAATATATTCATCACCTTCTATTATTTTCAATGAAAGCCATCTTAAAGGATATCTTTTAGAGAGCTCAGGGAAAAGATTTTTTAAACCCATCTTAATAATTAAGAAAGCAGATTCTATATCCTCTCCATAATTCAATGCTCTTGGTGCACTGAAGGGGCTACTAGCCTGTTCTATTACTGCCTCTATTAATTCCTTTAGTCCCTTTTTCTTTGTTGCCACTGTAGGTACAACTTTAATACCTAACATCTTCTCCATCGCCTCTTTATCTATCTTGTAACCCTTAGCCTCAGCCTCATCATAGATATTAAGAGCCATTACCATAGGTATGCCCAGTTCCATCAGCTGAATGGTAAGATAGAGATTTCTCTCAAGGTTTGTAGCATCAACAACATTAATAATAACATCAGGTCTTTCATTAATAAGATAATCCCTAGCAATTATCTCTTCCTGTGTATAGGGACTTAAGCTATATATTCCAGGCAGATCCACAAGGTTTATAATTCTACCATTGTATTGAAATTCTGCAGTCCTTTTTTCAACAGTCACACCAGGCCAGTTTCCAACATAAAGCCTTGTGCCAGCTATTGCATTTATGAGTGTTGATTTGCCTGAATTTGGATTTCCTGCAACTGCGACTGTTATTGTCTTTTTGTCTGTTATCTTTCCTCTGTCTTCTGCTATTCTAATGCTCTGTTGATCTACTGTTCTCATCTTATTACCTCCACCTCTATCTCCTCTGCCTCCTTCTTTCTAAGGGAGAGGGAATAATTTTTAATTCTCACCTCAATGGGGTCTCCAAGCGGTGCTATCTTTTCGACCCTTACTGTTTCTCCTACAAGTACACCCATGTCCATGAGCCTCCTCTTTAAAGGGCCTATAGCCCCGATTCTTAAAATCTTTCCTGATTCTCCTGGTTTAAGCATTGAAAGGTTCATAAAGATGCCTCCTGTGATATAATTGATTTATTAACAGAGATAGAAGAAAGGTTATTGCTAATATCTTTGCAGATACTGCTAAATATACATTAACAGCTGGTGTAATTGGTAATATCTTGGCAGAAAAGTTTACTCTATCATTAGCAATAACAATCGGGTTGATAGTCTCTTTCCTGATATTTGTTGCATATTTTACAACTCCGAAAGATAAAAAGGAGGAATAAAGATGGAAGGACTCCTTGTTATGATGGGCATAGTAATATTGACAGGGATAGGCTTTGCCATTTACTTTGCTATTCAGGACTGGAAAGAAGAAAGAAAGCGCAAAGCCCATTAGTCTAACCTCCTTACCATTATCTTCATTGCAAGATCCCTGCTGATAGCAATACATATGTTATCAACCTTTAAAAGAAGTGGACCGGTTCCGATATTATTCAATATCTCAATCACTTTACCCTTACGAAGTCCCCTATCCTCTGCCTGTTTTAATTGACCCTTACCTTCAGCTCTGTGACCTCTTATCTCAACAATCTCAGCCCTCTCACCCTGTAAGAGAAAACTTAATGGAAACATATTTACTCCTTAAAACCTCATCGTTATTCCAGCCATAAGGCTCAGATCACTTTCGGTCTCTGTAAGTCCTGCCTTTATTCCACCAGAAAGGTCAAGACTTTCTGATAAAGTATAAACTGCACCTGCTATTAAAAATACAGGCTCTTGCTCTGAATCTCGTTCAGGATCTCTTTCTATACCTGCGTTTGCCACTACTTTTAAAGCCTCGGTCATCCTGTATTCACCTGCCAGAGAGAGATGCCAGAGATTCTCCCTCTCACCTATATTGTTTTCATTCCTTATATACCCGGCATTCAGAAAGAGCGTAAAACTCTCAAAATCCCTGTCAAATATGAGAAATACACTTCCACCAAAACGACCTGCTCCAAGACCCCTCTTCTCATCTCCAGCAGGTATCAAAATTGATGGCTTTAAAGCAATCCTAAATCTCTCTCCTTCATAAAATCTGTACTTTATACCCAGCTCAATGTCAGAAATTCCAGCCTCATCAATAACTTCACCATTTTCTTCTTTCCAGTAAAGATAGGGAATAGCTAAAGCAATATCAAGGCTATCTGTTAGACCATAGGTAAGAGTATTGTTTATGTTCAGGACCTGAGTCCTTATCCCCTCTTCTTTGTCATGACTGTATTCAAACTGAAATTCATACTGCAATCTTCCCTTACCCTGTGTGCCTGTATCATCAGTAATAAGGGGGTGATAGGAATAACCATCAGCTAAGGTCAGGAATTGCATTGTGACTGAAAAAATTAAGATTAAAAATGTTCTTACTTTAATCTTTAAATGCTCTGACATTCTTTCCTCCTTTTTAAATTGATATTCATTATCATTTTTAATAAAAAATAATGGAATTCTAAAACATCAATTTCCTCCCACTGGAAAGACCACTATATGACTGGGATCAACCTTGATACTCACCCTGCTTCCTACAGGGAATGTCTTTGTTGAAGGCTTGATTGAGTGGATTATCTTTCCTTGTGGAAGCAATATCTTATAAATCACCTCTGGACCAAGAAATTCAGCCTCTATTATTGAGGATTCTCCCTCTTTATCTAATATAAAATCCACATCATCAGGCCTTATCATAATCTCAATATCTCCTCCATCACAGGGTAAGGTATCACCACAGCTAAATATACCAATATCTGAAATTACATAACCTTCCTCAATCCTTCCTTTTATAAAATCAGCCCTTCCAACAAAGTTTGCCACAAATCTTGTCCTTGGTCTATGGTATATCTCTTCTGGCGTGCCAACCTGTTCAAGCATTCCATGGTTTAAAACACCAATCCTGTCAGAAAGACAGAAGGCCTCTTCCTGGTCATGGGTTACGAGGATAGTTG
Above is a window of Thermodesulfovibrionales bacterium DNA encoding:
- the feoB gene encoding ferrous iron transport protein B; amino-acid sequence: MRTVDQQSIRIAEDRGKITDKKTITVAVAGNPNSGKSTLINAIAGTRLYVGNWPGVTVEKRTAEFQYNGRIINLVDLPGIYSLSPYTQEEIIARDYLINERPDVIINVVDATNLERNLYLTIQLMELGIPMVMALNIYDEAEAKGYKIDKEAMEKMLGIKVVPTVATKKKGLKELIEAVIEQASSPFSAPRALNYGEDIESAFLIIKMGLKNLFPELSKRYPLRWLSLKIIEGDEYIFRKLDIPKNTAFIKEALSHLKNFHDEDIESILADQRYALAAGLTREVLKKPSIRKIDLTERIDRIVLNRFLGIPVFLFAMWFVFKLAFDISTPFVDWIDVMISGPFKRWTEALLGFINAPEWIVSLATDGIIAGAGFVLVFVPVIGMMMLLITFLEGSGYMARAAFVIDRLMHTLGLHGKSFIPMLLGFGCNVTAIYA
- a CDS encoding ferrous iron transport protein A, whose translation is MNLSMLKPGESGKILRIGAIGPLKRRLMDMGVLVGETVRVEKIAPLGDPIEVRIKNYSLSLRKKEAEEIEVEVIR
- a CDS encoding ferrous iron transport protein A gives rise to the protein MFPLSFLLQGERAEIVEIRGHRAEGKGQLKQAEDRGLRKGKVIEILNNIGTGPLLLKVDNICIAISRDLAMKIMVRRLD
- a CDS encoding transporter, whose protein sequence is MSEHLKIKVRTFLILIFSVTMQFLTLADGYSYHPLITDDTGTQGKGRLQYEFQFEYSHDKEEGIRTQVLNINNTLTYGLTDSLDIALAIPYLYWKEENGEVIDEAGISDIELGIKYRFYEGERFRIALKPSILIPAGDEKRGLGAGRFGGSVFLIFDRDFESFTLFLNAGYIRNENNIGERENLWHLSLAGEYRMTEALKVVANAGIERDPERDSEQEPVFLIAGAVYTLSESLDLSGGIKAGLTETESDLSLMAGITMRF